In Microbulbifer sp. GL-2, the following are encoded in one genomic region:
- the polA gene encoding DNA polymerase I has product MSKKDTNAAPLILVDGSSYLYRAFHALPPLTTSQGRPTGAVRGVISMLRRHLKEHPDSPVVVVFDAKGKTFRDEMFAEYKSHRPPMPDDLREQIQPIHDIIDAMGLPRLVVDGVEADDVIGTLALEAQRKGKEVIISTGDKDMAQLVRPGVTLVNTMSNTEMDSEGVVKKFGVGPELIIDFLALMGDKSDNIPGVPGVGEKTALALLQNLGSLKEIYTDLDTIAPLGFRGSKTLGKKMAEHRDAAELSYKLATIKTDVEMPYHPQDLHNAEPNIEALIELFTQNEFRGWLEELTTEEADEAMAEAVERDYVIVTEMSEFDAWLQQLKDADIFAFDTETTSLNYMQAKLVGVSFAVEPYLAAYVPLAHDYMGAPEQLPFEQVLQKLKPLLEDDKQKKVGQNLKYDSHILANYGIELRGIARDTMLESYVLDSTGSRHDMDSLAVKYLGEHTVHFEDIAGKGVKQLTFNQIEMDKAGPYAAEDADITLRLHNELSARLEREPTLVKVLDEIEMPLLPVLARMERNGAYIDAKMLAEQSTELEQKMRALEQKAYEVAGEEFNLGSTKQLGAILFEKLQIPVIKKTPKGAPSTAEAVLQELAHKHELPALIMQYRGLAKLKNTYTDKLPKMIDPASGRVHTSYHQAVAATGRLSSSDPNLQNIPIRTDEGRRIRCAFTADPRVNGGSEIIAADYSQIELRIMAHLSGDTGLVDAFAHGADIHRATAAEVFEVPQGEVSDEQRRRAKAINFGLIYGMSAFGLAKQLDIPRADAQTYIDRYFERYPGVLRYMEDTRAQAAEKGYVETLFGRRLYLPEINSRNGMQRQAAERTAINAPMQGTAADIIKRAMIAVDAWLIEQKLTSKLIMQVHDELVLEVPKEEIEVVANGLVDLMQGAAKLHVPLIVDLGRGKSWDEAH; this is encoded by the coding sequence ATGAGTAAAAAAGACACCAATGCCGCTCCGCTGATCCTGGTGGATGGCTCCTCCTACCTTTACCGCGCTTTTCACGCCCTGCCGCCACTGACCACCAGCCAGGGCAGACCCACTGGTGCGGTACGCGGGGTGATCAGTATGTTGCGCCGTCACTTGAAGGAGCACCCGGACAGCCCTGTGGTAGTGGTGTTTGATGCCAAGGGCAAGACTTTTCGCGATGAAATGTTTGCCGAATATAAATCCCATCGCCCACCAATGCCCGATGACCTGCGCGAGCAGATCCAGCCTATCCACGACATTATTGATGCCATGGGGTTACCACGCCTGGTGGTGGATGGTGTTGAGGCGGATGATGTTATCGGCACCCTGGCTCTTGAGGCCCAGCGTAAGGGCAAGGAAGTGATTATTTCCACCGGTGACAAGGATATGGCGCAGTTGGTACGGCCCGGAGTCACCTTGGTCAATACTATGTCCAATACCGAGATGGATAGCGAAGGAGTGGTAAAGAAGTTTGGTGTTGGGCCGGAATTGATTATCGACTTTCTCGCCCTGATGGGCGACAAGTCGGACAACATTCCCGGGGTTCCGGGTGTGGGTGAAAAGACCGCGCTGGCGCTGCTGCAGAATCTCGGTAGCCTTAAGGAAATCTATACAGATCTGGATACTATAGCGCCTCTCGGTTTCCGCGGGTCTAAGACCCTCGGCAAGAAAATGGCTGAACACCGCGATGCGGCAGAACTTTCCTACAAACTTGCCACTATCAAAACCGATGTGGAAATGCCTTACCACCCCCAGGATCTGCACAATGCTGAGCCTAATATCGAAGCGTTGATTGAGCTGTTTACGCAAAATGAATTCCGCGGCTGGCTGGAAGAGCTGACCACTGAAGAGGCTGACGAGGCTATGGCCGAGGCCGTCGAGCGGGATTACGTCATAGTGACAGAGATGTCGGAATTTGATGCCTGGCTGCAGCAACTGAAAGACGCGGATATCTTTGCTTTTGATACCGAGACCACCAGTCTCAACTACATGCAGGCAAAACTGGTGGGGGTGTCTTTCGCTGTAGAGCCCTACCTGGCCGCCTATGTGCCTTTGGCCCATGACTATATGGGTGCACCGGAGCAGTTGCCATTTGAACAGGTGCTGCAGAAGCTGAAGCCACTGCTGGAGGATGACAAGCAGAAAAAGGTGGGGCAGAACCTGAAATATGACAGCCATATTCTGGCCAATTACGGTATTGAATTACGCGGAATCGCACGGGATACCATGTTGGAGTCCTATGTACTCGACAGCACCGGCAGCCGCCACGATATGGATAGCCTGGCGGTTAAATACTTAGGAGAGCACACGGTGCACTTCGAGGATATCGCTGGAAAAGGTGTCAAGCAGCTCACTTTCAATCAGATTGAAATGGACAAGGCTGGTCCCTACGCTGCCGAGGATGCCGATATTACCTTGCGTCTGCACAATGAACTGAGTGCGCGCCTGGAGCGGGAACCGACCTTGGTAAAAGTGCTTGATGAGATCGAGATGCCACTGCTGCCGGTACTTGCGCGAATGGAACGCAACGGCGCCTACATAGACGCTAAAATGCTCGCGGAGCAAAGCACTGAGCTTGAACAGAAAATGCGTGCACTGGAGCAGAAAGCCTACGAGGTGGCCGGTGAGGAATTCAACCTGGGCTCCACCAAGCAATTGGGCGCCATCCTGTTTGAGAAACTGCAGATCCCGGTGATTAAAAAGACTCCCAAAGGCGCACCTTCTACAGCGGAAGCGGTGTTGCAGGAGCTGGCCCACAAGCACGAGCTGCCGGCCCTTATCATGCAGTACCGCGGTCTGGCCAAGTTGAAAAATACCTATACCGACAAGCTACCGAAGATGATAGACCCGGCTAGCGGCCGCGTACACACTTCCTACCATCAAGCGGTGGCGGCGACTGGACGCCTGTCTTCCAGTGATCCCAATCTGCAGAATATCCCCATCCGCACCGATGAGGGGCGCCGAATTCGCTGCGCTTTTACTGCCGACCCGCGTGTTAATGGTGGCAGTGAGATAATTGCCGCAGACTATTCGCAGATTGAACTGCGCATCATGGCGCATTTGTCCGGCGACACGGGGCTGGTTGATGCATTTGCCCACGGCGCAGATATCCACCGGGCCACGGCTGCAGAGGTATTTGAGGTGCCACAGGGTGAAGTCAGCGATGAACAGCGCCGTCGCGCCAAAGCCATCAACTTTGGCCTGATCTATGGTATGTCGGCTTTTGGCCTGGCAAAGCAGCTGGATATCCCACGCGCCGATGCACAGACTTATATCGATCGTTATTTTGAGCGCTATCCCGGTGTATTGCGTTATATGGAAGATACTCGGGCTCAGGCTGCGGAAAAAGGCTATGTGGAAACCTTGTTCGGCCGCCGTCTGTATCTTCCGGAAATTAATTCGCGCAATGGTATGCAGCGCCAGGCAGCCGAGCGCACCGCGATTAATGCGCCTATGCAGGGTACTGCCGCGGACATTATCAAGCGCGCCATGATCGCCGTGGATGCTTGGCTTATAGAACAGAAACTGACCAGTAAGTTAATTATGCAGGTGCACGATGAATTGGTGCTTGAAGTGCCCAAAGAAGAAATTGAAGTTGTGGCTAATGGTCTGGTGGACCTGATGCAGGGCGCTGCAAAGTTACATGTGCCTCTGATAGTTGATCTCGGCCGGGGCAAGAGTTGGGATGAAGCCCACTAA
- a CDS encoding metal ABC transporter solute-binding protein, Zn/Mn family, whose translation MSSMSPSSRVLFSSALILLSFCLFACGQPQPAERAELVVSVRPLALIAREIAGEEVPVRVLIQGGDPHYYAPSITERALLERALLLVWLGPQMEAVLAKQAASLPTERQLQLLGAADYEFQGANSSDPHIWLRPRNAAIAAAEIAERLAELQPQQAEVYRARARDFSKSMANLQKVLDRALWGYRNVPVVVTHDAYGHFFGSSGVDTRALSSGNNGGHGARSMLNLAGMGKGCLFGGVPENDRDRQLAEHLGLDYAALDPLGEQLAADASYRDLIESLLAQARRCLSQIPDTDGSQVPG comes from the coding sequence ATGTCTTCCATGTCCCCCTCTTCACGTGTTTTGTTTTCTTCTGCATTGATTTTGCTGAGTTTTTGCCTGTTTGCTTGTGGTCAGCCGCAACCTGCCGAAAGGGCAGAACTGGTGGTGAGTGTGCGCCCGTTGGCACTGATCGCCCGAGAAATTGCTGGAGAGGAAGTGCCTGTTCGGGTGCTGATTCAGGGGGGGGATCCACATTACTATGCACCCAGTATCACAGAGCGGGCCCTATTGGAGCGTGCGCTGTTACTGGTATGGCTTGGCCCGCAGATGGAGGCGGTTCTCGCTAAGCAGGCTGCTTCGTTACCTACTGAGAGGCAGCTGCAATTGCTTGGCGCCGCTGATTATGAATTTCAGGGGGCCAATAGCTCAGATCCACACATCTGGTTACGCCCGCGCAATGCGGCGATTGCGGCGGCCGAGATAGCAGAACGCCTGGCTGAGCTGCAACCGCAGCAGGCTGAAGTTTATCGGGCGCGTGCGCGGGATTTCTCCAAGTCTATGGCTAACCTGCAGAAGGTGCTGGACCGAGCACTATGGGGTTATCGCAATGTGCCCGTAGTGGTGACCCACGATGCTTATGGACATTTCTTCGGTTCCTCTGGGGTTGATACCCGGGCTCTGAGTAGTGGCAATAACGGCGGCCACGGTGCCCGTTCAATGCTCAATCTAGCGGGGATGGGCAAGGGCTGCCTGTTTGGCGGTGTGCCCGAAAACGATCGCGACAGGCAGTTAGCTGAGCACTTGGGGCTAGATTACGCGGCGCTGGACCCGCTGGGAGAGCAGCTGGCTGCAGATGCCAGCTATCGGGATCTGATTGAATCCCTGTTAGCCCAGGCGCGCAGGTGTCTGAGTCAAATTCCCGATACCGATGGTAGCCAAGTGCCCGGTTGA